Below is a genomic region from Gemmatimonadales bacterium.
CTCGACCCGCGCGCGGCGCGCCCGGAGATGCTTCCCCACAACAGCGGTGAGCAGGCTGACCTCGCGGGCAAGCTCATGATCCCGCTGGGCGCGCACCACACCGTTCGCCTCTTCGGGCTGCACTCCGACGACCAGCGGCTCCTCTACGACCCAGCGTACAAGTACGACGAGCACTTCGGGCCGGCGCGCCGCGTCACCGGAAACCTCGTGAGCGGCCATTGGCAATACGCCTCCGGAGGACGCGCCGGCCGCAGTCTCATCTCCGACATCCGGGTGGCCTACTTCGCGCGCGAGTTCCTCCGCGGCAGTCCGACCCGAGATCCCACCTATCGTTTCGGCGCTTTCACCGGCCGCGCCCTGCGGTTCGTGGGCGAGGACATCGCCCGTGCCCAGGACACCGCCGCCTCGGCCGAGCCCATCCCCGGCTTCGACACGCCGTTCATGAGCGAGCGGACGCCTTGGGGTGTGCCGGCCTTCTTCCTGGGTGGCGGGAGCCGGGGCGAGCTGGCGTGGAACCGCTTCAGCGAGTTGCGCTCGCAGTTGGACCTCAACTACGGCGCCGGCCGCGACGTTGACTTCTACTTCGGCGGAGAGGTGGTGCGGCAGGACGTGCGCACTTTCCAGCGCGCCCTCGGATACCGGCCCGTGGGCGGCGACGTGCCACCCACTACCGCGGCGCGCTTCTCCCCGGTCTCGGGCGCCGCGTACGGCGAGACGCAGCTCCGCTGGGAGGACATGGCCTTCACGTTCGGCCTCCGCTACGACCAGTTCGACTCGCGCAAGTCGCTCGGTGACAGCGCGGCCGGCAAGGCGCGCGCTCAGCGGAACTTCGGCCCGCGGTTCGGCGTCTCGACCGTGCTGCGCGGGGCCACGGTCGTGGTAAGTTGGGGGCGCTTCAGCCAGGCGCCGGACTACCAGTACCTCGTGGACGCCGCCTTCGACGACTCTACTCGCACCGGCCGCTTCCGCATCGGCAACCCGAACATCGGTTTCGAGCAGTCGTCGCAGTACGAGTTCAGTCTGCGGGCGCGCCCCTCGCCCATCACTTCGGTGCGGGTCAACGCTTACGCCAAGCACCTGGAGGGACTCGTCGCGTCGGTTCCGTTCGGGCTCGACCCCGATTCAACGATCTTCGGCAACACCGACTACGGCACGGTGCAGGGGGTGGAGGTACTGTACGAGCGCGAGTTGGTGGGGGGCTGGGGTTTTCGAGTCGCGTACACGCTCCAGAAGGCTTCGGCCACGGCGACCAACGCCTTCCAGCTGTTCAGGCGCATCCGCATCGACCCCAGCGGCTCCGACACGATCTTCCCGGCGCGGGTCGAGTTCCCGCTCGACTACGACCGCAGACACGGCGTCACCGCGATCCTCCAGGCGCGGGTGAGCGACCGCGCCGGCCCGCACCTTCCCGGCGCCTTCCTGGTGCGCGGGTTCGAAGCCGCGGCGATCGTGCGCTGGAGCTCGGGACTCCCCTTCTCGCGGACCAATGCGACGGGCGACACGCTGCTGGGCCTCCCCAACAGCTGGCGCCTGCCCTCCACTTCCACGGTGGACCTGCTGGTGCGGCGGCCGCTTCGCCTGCGCGGCATCGCGGGCAGCGTGTACTTCGACGCGCGGAACCTGATCGGTCGCCGCAACATCATCGCCGTGCGTCGCGACAACGGCGAGCCGGGGCTGGGCGAGCAGGGCATCCAGGACGCCGCGGAGGCGGCCTACGCGGCCCACCCCGAGGATATCCCGTATGAATCGCCGCGGTACCGGCCCGCGGGGGACCTCGACGGGAACGGCGTCATCGGTGGCCGCGATGAGCTTTTCCCGCTCTTCCTTTCCGCCGCGCGTGACTATTTCCAGCCGCTGTTCGCCTACGGCCCGCCGCGGGTGGTGAGGATCGGGGTCGAGGTTATCTTCTAGGGTGACCGTCCGCCGCACCAAGATCGTCGCCACGCTGGGCCCGGCTTCATCCACGCCCTCGGCCATCGCAGCCCTGATCGCCGCGGGAGTGGACGTGGCGCGCATCAACGCGAGCCATGGCACGGCCGATCAGCGCGCCGAGCTGATCGCGATCGTCAGGAAAGAGGCGGAGGAGGCGGGCCGGCCGGTCGCCGTCCTGCTGGATCTTCAGGGCCCGCGCATCCGCGTGGGCGATCTCGCGAAGCCCATCACGCTCACCCCAGGGCAGACGGTCGTGTTCGCGCCCCAGGACGAGGCGCGTGCGGACCAGATCCCCACCACGTACCAGAACCTCGGAAAGGACGTGCGCCCGGGTGCGCGCATCCTCCTCGACGACGGCGTGCTCTCGGCGGAAGTGACGGCGGTGCGAGGGTCGCTGGTCGAGGCGCGGGTCTTGTACGGCGGGGAGCTCAAGAGCCACAAGGGGATGAACCTCCCCGGCGTCGAGGTCTCCGCGCCCACCCTGACGGAGAAGGACCGCGCCGATGCGGCGTTCGCCGGCGAGCACGACGTGGACTACGTGGCGCTATCGTTCGTGCGGCGCGCGGAGGACCTGGCCGAGCTGCGGGGGCTCCTTCCAAAGGGCGTCAGGGTCATCGCGAAGATCGAGAAGGACACCGCGCTCAAGGACGCCGACCGCATCATCGAGGCGAGCGACGCGATCATGGTGGCACGGGGCGACCTGGGCGTCGAGCTGCCTTTCGAGGAGGTGCCGCTGGTGCAGAAGCGGCTCATCCGCCTCGCGATCCAGTACCGGCGGCCGGTCATCACCGCGACCCAGATGCTCGAGTCCATGATCCACAACCCGCGCCCGACCCGCGCCGAAGCCTCCGACGTGGCCAACGCGATCCTCGACGGCACGGACGCGGTTATGCTCTCCGCGGAGACGGCCGCGGGCGAATACCCGCGGGAGGCGGTGCTCGCGATGGACCGAATCATCCGCGAGATGGAGAAGCACGACGCGGACCGGCCGCGGCGCGAGGAGCGCCAGCGCCAGTATGGCATGCCGGCCGACACCAACACCGCCGTGGCGACCGCGGCGGTCGCGGCGGGCCAGATGCTCCACGTGCCGATCATCGTGACCTTCACCAAGAGCGGCTCCAGCGTGCGGATAATCGCCGCCAACCGGCCTCCGATGCCCATTATGGGCGTCACCGACGACGCGCGCGTGTTCCGGCAGCTGGCGCTCATCTGGGGCGTCGTGCCGATGCTGACGGACGAGCCGCCGCGCTACGACGCGATGCTCGACGCGGCGCGCGAGCGAATCCTGGTCCACGGCTTCGCCAAGAAGGGGGATCGAGTGGTCGTGATGGCCGGCGTGCCCTTCGACGTGCCGGGCAGCACCAACATGATGAAGGTCGAGGAAGTCTAGCCGGTGCGGCTGCACTTCCTCGGCACCGGGACCTCATTCGGCGTGCCGCAGATCGGGTGCGGGTGCCGGGTCTGCCGCTCCACCGACAGCCGCGACCGGCGCGGGCGCACGGCGGTGGTGATCGAGGACGGTGACACCCGCATCCTGGTGGACACTCCGCCCGAATTGAGGCTATCGCTCGTCCGGCAGGGGATCGGCTCGGTGAACGCCGTGCTCTACACCCACGACCACGCGGACCACACCCACGGCATCGACGATCTGCGCGCTCTCTCCGGCGGGAGGCACGGTACGCTGCCGGTCTACGGTCCCCGGGATTCCCTGGACCGGATGCAGGCGCGGTTCGACTACATCTTCGATCCCGACTTGCGGCCCATCCCCGGTTCGTCGAGGCCGGCACTCACGGTGACGGCGCTCGAGCCGGGGGAGCAGGTCAGCGTGGCGGGCATCCCGATCACGCCGATCGCCTTCGACCACGGCTCTACGTTGGTCTACGGCTACCGCTTCGGCGCGCTGGCCTACGTCACCGACGCCAAAGAGGTCACCGAGGAGGCGCGGGCAGCTCTTTCGGGCATCGAGGTGCTGGTGCTGAACGCGCTGTTCCACCGGTCGCACCCGACGCACCTCTCGATCCCCGAGGCGGTGGCGGCGGCGCTGGCGATCGGTGCGCCGAGGACCTTCCTCACGCACCTCACCCACGAGACGGGACACGCGGAGCTGGAGGCGGAGCTTCCGGCCGCGGTGCGGCCCGCCTACGACGGTCTGGTCATCGAGGTCTGATTGGGTCTAGATTGGGTGTAAGGAGGTGGGTATGGCACGTCACGACGACGAAGAGGTGGTAGTGGTCGAGAAGCACGGTTCGCCCGTGGCGCCCTTCATCTGGGGGCTCGCCATAGGCGCGGCGCTCGGCCTCCTGTTCGCGCCCATGAAGGGCGAGGAGCTGCGCGCCAAAGTCCGCGACCGCGGCCGCCGGCTCAAGGACCTCGCGTCCGAGAAGGCCGGGGAGCTGGAGGAGATGGTGGCGGGTGGCTACGAGCGGGCGCGCTCGCGCGTGGAAGAAGGCATCGAGAGCGCCAAGCGATCCGCGCACGAGGGGAAGCAGGTGGCGCGTGACGTCGTCGAGGCGGGCCGTGCCGCCGCGGGCACCGCCCGCGAGGAGCTCGAGCGCCGGCTCGTCGAGGCGCGTGAGGCGCGTCGCGCGGGGCGGTCCAGCGGTGAAGAGGAGCCCGTCGCGTAGCCGCTCCCGTGCGAGCCGGCCGCGAGAACCGCTGGCTCTTCGTCTGGCACGATGTGCGCGGATTTGTCCGCCGCGTCTACGAAGGCGCGATGGAGTCGAACGTCCCGTTCCTCGCCAGCGGCCTCACCTTCGACGCGCTCCTCGCGGCCATCCCCCTGCTGTTCCTCATCCTCTGGCTCGTAGGCACCCTGCTTTCGGCGGGCGCCGACGCCCAGCAGGTCGAGCTGGCCGAGTATCTCCGCCGGTTCCTGCCGGCGCGTGCCCGCTCCGGAGCGGACCCCTTCGAGCCGGTGATGCGCCTGCTCGAGCGGGTGGTGCAGTCGCGCGGGACCCTCGGCGTCCTCGGCATCCCGCTCTTCGTCTGGTTCTCCACCCGGCTGTTCGGCTCCCTCAGGGCCGCGCTCTGCGAGGTCTTCGACACCGAGGAGACGCGCTCCTGGTTCAGGGGCAAGCTCACCGATGTCGCCCTGGTGCTCGTGACTGGGTTGCTGTTCGTCGCGAACACCGCCCTCAGCGAGGGGGTGGCGCTGCTCGCTCAGAGCAACGTCCGGTTCGGCTTCCTCGAATACTTCCTGGCGCAGCTCCTCGCCTTCTGCTTCGTCGTGGTCCTCTTCCTCGTGGTGTTCCGCTACGTGCCGGCACGCCGGGTGCGCTGGGACACGGCCCTGGTGGCGGCCGTGACGTGCAGCCTCGGCTTCGAGCTGGCCAAGCAGTTGCTCAGCCTCTATTTCACTGGGCTGGCGCGGACGGACCGGCTGGTGAGCGACCGCACCCTCGGCGCGGTCCTGCTCTTCGTGGGCTGGACGTACTACATGACCTTCGTCTTCCTGGTGGGCGGCCAGATCGCGCAGGTCTACGAGCTGAGGCGGCGGCAGGCGGCGCAGCGAGCGCTGTTGAGCGACTAGGCCGACATTCCTTCGCCACCCATCTTCTGGAGGACGGGTACGACATCCGGACCGTTCAGGAGCTTCTGGGGCACCAGGACGTGGCGACGACCATGATCTACACTCACGTCCTGAACCGGGGCGGCCTCGCCGTCCGCAGCCCCGCCGACCGCCGGTAGTCCGAAAACCCTTACGCGCGCACTCAACATGCCCCAACCCAGTCGCCGGCACAGTTCTCTCTTGCCCTATCATCAGCCAACGCGCACGTTTAACGCCGATGCGCCGCCACCTCGCCGGCCGGGATACGAGCTGGGGGCGCAGTAGTATGGCCGGCCCCAGAGCGGCCCAAT
It encodes:
- a CDS encoding YihY/virulence factor BrkB family protein, coding for MRAGRENRWLFVWHDVRGFVRRVYEGAMESNVPFLASGLTFDALLAAIPLLFLILWLVGTLLSAGADAQQVELAEYLRRFLPARARSGADPFEPVMRLLERVVQSRGTLGVLGIPLFVWFSTRLFGSLRAALCEVFDTEETRSWFRGKLTDVALVLVTGLLFVANTALSEGVALLAQSNVRFGFLEYFLAQLLAFCFVVVLFLVVFRYVPARRVRWDTALVAAVTCSLGFELAKQLLSLYFTGLARTDRLVSDRTLGAVLLFVGWTYYMTFVFLVGGQIAQVYELRRRQAAQRALLSD
- a CDS encoding YtxH domain-containing protein codes for the protein MARHDDEEVVVVEKHGSPVAPFIWGLAIGAALGLLFAPMKGEELRAKVRDRGRRLKDLASEKAGELEEMVAGGYERARSRVEEGIESAKRSAHEGKQVARDVVEAGRAAAGTAREELERRLVEAREARRAGRSSGEEEPVA
- the pyk gene encoding pyruvate kinase; the encoded protein is MTVRRTKIVATLGPASSTPSAIAALIAAGVDVARINASHGTADQRAELIAIVRKEAEEAGRPVAVLLDLQGPRIRVGDLAKPITLTPGQTVVFAPQDEARADQIPTTYQNLGKDVRPGARILLDDGVLSAEVTAVRGSLVEARVLYGGELKSHKGMNLPGVEVSAPTLTEKDRADAAFAGEHDVDYVALSFVRRAEDLAELRGLLPKGVRVIAKIEKDTALKDADRIIEASDAIMVARGDLGVELPFEEVPLVQKRLIRLAIQYRRPVITATQMLESMIHNPRPTRAEASDVANAILDGTDAVMLSAETAAGEYPREAVLAMDRIIREMEKHDADRPRREERQRQYGMPADTNTAVATAAVAAGQMLHVPIIVTFTKSGSSVRIIAANRPPMPIMGVTDDARVFRQLALIWGVVPMLTDEPPRYDAMLDAARERILVHGFAKKGDRVVVMAGVPFDVPGSTNMMKVEEV
- a CDS encoding MBL fold metallo-hydrolase, producing MRLHFLGTGTSFGVPQIGCGCRVCRSTDSRDRRGRTAVVIEDGDTRILVDTPPELRLSLVRQGIGSVNAVLYTHDHADHTHGIDDLRALSGGRHGTLPVYGPRDSLDRMQARFDYIFDPDLRPIPGSSRPALTVTALEPGEQVSVAGIPITPIAFDHGSTLVYGYRFGALAYVTDAKEVTEEARAALSGIEVLVLNALFHRSHPTHLSIPEAVAAALAIGAPRTFLTHLTHETGHAELEAELPAAVRPAYDGLVIEV